DNA sequence from the Campylobacter concisus genome:
TTCTTAAATATATTTGCTTCTCTTATACGTTTATAAGAGTTTATTCTTTTTGTTCTGCTTTCTTTATTTGCACCGCCATTTACTAAATCTGTTACTCTATTTACTATTTCTTCATTGTCTAATTCCGGCTTGCTTTTATCGGCTCTATCGTAAATGTTCTTTTTTTTAGCCCAGAAAAATGCAGCCGACACAAAAGCAAAGGTTTTATTTTCAGCTACCAGTTCTGGATTATCCACAAAGCTTACTTCATCTCCTACTAATTTAACTTTGTGTGCGAATTTATTAAATTCAGTATATATTTCTCTACCAGTTATTTGTATTATCCCTCTACCTCTATATTTCCAGCCGTCACCTTCTTCGGTATTGCCAAGTCGCAAGTCCTTAGGTCTATTTTCATCAGCATATCCTAG
Encoded proteins:
- a CDS encoding glycoside hydrolase family 19 protein, which translates into the protein QEYILQEIVDELNRRDDDDGIQMYVKYKLDTRNRLEHFFGQCAVEVESSFPKLTESLDYSVEGLMGSNIGYFKNNYDRSKDIGRIKDKKGKIIQKANQEAIANLGYADENRPKDLRLGNTEEGDGWKYRGRGIIQITGREIYTEFNKFAHKVKLVGDEVSFVDNPELVAENKTFAFVSAAFFWAKKKNIYDRADKSKPELDNEEIVNRVTDLVNGGANKESRTKRINSYKRIREANIFKKFK